Proteins encoded together in one Schistocerca americana isolate TAMUIC-IGC-003095 chromosome 8, iqSchAmer2.1, whole genome shotgun sequence window:
- the LOC124545718 gene encoding uncharacterized protein LOC124545718, translated as MPESIADEEDDEIYKNLPDFKYDDTLKKLENANKELQDRIRHLEKQWHETAEENLKLKEENRQLHENISSLLKTANNELKRKDRVIEELRKENNQLIFRRKKISHKTEVECQQHTDDTRVHQKQELAHNYSNVQWHEEELHLISGTSNRVTDIVEDARDILKADNNLPDTNTCSSSVNNELNDVSNLGGDSSASSEILPVDSIQDDYSTWKARKNVVETVFSARMRKRLNASTEKNKKEIFDSTNNKQLCVSGSHDEKINSNKVENRPNDEAVRHSNLQELEATKTVKGAAQNEKKSITAGSVVDELESNPSGSVEFHSVDAKQDHHCSTNIQKNVVESVFSARMRKRLNASTENNKKEIYASTNNKLVCVSGSHAVKINCSKDEKHPNNEIAKHNNLQEFDATETVKEPTQNEEQSVNAGNVVGEIGSNSSGSLEFDSVDSKLDHHCSTNIQKNVVKAVSSEQMRKQLNASAEKVGKEIVVCTGTKQSYDSTIDEAKISNSKEERETKNDTAGLNTLQKSETTEFEKEETQNERKSVNAGNVIDELESSTSGSVEFHSVEAKQGHHCTTDVQNNVIEAVFSEQRKNQLHVSAEKNDKEIPVCTGTEQSYHSRIGELKINSSKEERDINNEIARHNILQELDASDVVKEATQSERKSVNAGNIIGELGSKSSQSEELHSEDAEQAHNSTTKVQKNVFGTVFTEQVRKQLNTSTEKDDKDIFVYTGTKQSCASKIDEVKINNSKEERETDETSRHNACQVLGAKEMEVVATQKERDSVNASNIIGKLESDSSGAIELHLVDAKQDYYCTTNGQKNVAETVCSRQLRKKFSASIEVECNDILVCTGAKQPCDSRNCNVKVNSSKKERDENDDSSVHNTHKKLEHIENLKEVSRNERTFLNADSVSRELSSYQSVEFQFAGAKQDHNCTPEVQYEGTEMVPIMQLKKHLNASKEKDDQETLTYARTKQPDGSRSHDDNIIVSEWEGDINDATDKHETVQKFENTTDVKEVALNERKFADAINILEETSFGNPDLDNGSKDSRPEHVNARTSPNEQCSYSFHSKKYHSHVSDIGSHNPAIQNCHRSSSQSSSTKSSSVDSCVIQSEERENAQKSSLRESTKHAKQDVKTNYHIRGKQMELRPKTSPSVRVANSVKSKYSRSRSKTPFDSSRFKIPKLSSKQRVRVERSSVLEQIDSESDGARTRYSRQYSAHNSHKSYTSYSSHSRVRQSFRDSQHYTDHRKYKHRDSSPVRGRSSSRSRHERRHGSAKFRDKDKRHIATRHQNVSKRSDSSRMETANDLLKKKMYIVEAEKVIHSQKQSRNVDFSLDDYRREIVTGKSGTTSSILGDDKHCKHSQIIPEYRKVTAENYNERKTQRMETEDLNTSKGYEYKLKKITFENKECRKPVLDLCRRLVSNSSSKLDKIPDTPELFHAATNEPNPLWSSDSALRPPEEQRKENIVPTSDAHSVTSQASNDTEGKLKRVCNSAVFKTDGVSVSIFRETCDFSTSRKRKSVVIRSKRTSGSCDVDSPEEKRQRLNNNDKIIVGTTTASVRTVLDGTVTKSEQTVVEKTASVETNVISPVQSFIGESRTERVQNISCTTDKQHTSVNDLGKLDHKLDLEDVKTHKEKASNTALHSEHVSEIKNPVSVCNNSTTVSAPSLNVESSVAGKVGCILQDVPLSKVSANEEGLLCSMKDFADHHELRFRKLVSERKSRRETRIEDMREELEEGEILDGSPVKTAPAVSKFSEPVHNMTSEPSCHRNINPISCSKPSLGDHLLAKERQHDTYERQEIADFETSNRYKVLEKFQNNDYEESGGAKKQSSQCTKAREVKDSVTVNKKTEDIESVLLGAKFEKESCGTNNITCNADNKDFFEKRELVNHEVTDSVISSEVSKSVCLCSNACQCTESNKQSDNRSDGNEMKCKGEVQSSSNPKSLKDGFSLCDKEATVSEDVNFSLLVEPEEICKQIDERKSDKKNETVKTKLASSCIQALSRGDTVMKDVDVSNRQKPEIDNSLVSGISVHKDTQPKSYQKLHSESNKNTSEASKHTSVQDTGAPLSSKLVSPPRRKKNARMTISTSQSSLQSEILMANLLQTHSPYKVGIHDEFVPLSTKYSEEIASGASCDNDNESLNCNSSKSAINMQSGDKHNSKSQRITRSKTTRLSSPGCRPDERNCNSKKSLKSSKKKLQKLMNFENEQIKLEEGSCRMRPQLCQSGLQDTDLICSYIAVDDLNVSTHLGNETTCVHTFGELKSGNFQVENDNRKGEAGLQEISEGTINQRRQTLGKDSMEMAADGYAEGRGGKEPLSGEELLKILEGSFENECGESKNVAKESDSLQLENAVMSCPQQSEIITSTNLPSATNKKNIIVRRRSRKCILEEAPMKFITIKPRDDTSPSGLIGSSVAITADEPHTNNSSPVCVTPSVPLCLQHDDNSSSSSSSSDNLVNAVSIVKDLCIISLIL; from the exons gaACAACCAGTTGATTTTTCGACGCAAGAAAATATCACACAAAACAGAAGTAGAATGCCAACAACACACTGATGACACCAGAGTACATCAGAAGCAGGAATTGGCACACAATTATTCCAATGTTCAGTggcatgaagaagaattacatttgaTTTCTGGCACAAGTAACAGGGTTACAGATATCGTTGAAGATGCACGTGATATACTAAAAGCAGACAACAATCTGCCTGACACTAACACTTGTTCATCAAGCGTCAATAATGAATTAAATGATGTGAGTAATTTAGGAGGAGACTCCTCTGCCTCTTCAGAAATTCTTCCTGTGGACTCAATTCAAGACGATTATAGTACTTGGAAGGCTCGGAAGAATGTGGTTGAGACTGTGTTCAGTGCACGAATGAGAAAGCGACTGAATGCTTCCACAGAAAagaataagaaagaaatatttgattcTACCAATAACAAACAGTTGTGTGTCTCAGGAAGTCATGATGAAAAGATAAATAGCAATAAAGTGGAGAATCGCCCAAATGATGAGGCAGTTAGGCATAGTAATCTTCAAGAACTTGAGGCCACAAAAACTGTGAAAGGAGCAgctcaaaacgaaaaaaaatctatTACAGCAGGTAGTGTAGTTGATGAATTAGAATCAAATCCTTCTGGATCTGTAGAATTTCATTCTGTGGATGCAAAACAAGACCATCATTGTAGCACaaacattcagaagaatgtggtTGAGTCTGTGTTCAGTGCACGAATGAGAAAGCGGTTGAATGCTTCGACAGAAAACAATAAGAAAGAAATATATGCTTCCACCAATAATAAACTGGTATGTGTCTCAGGGAGTCATGCTGTAAAGATAAATTGCAGTAAAGATGAGAAACACCCAAATAATGAAATAGCTAAGCACAATAATCTTCAAGAATTCGATGCCACAGAAACTGTGAAGGAACCAACTCAAAATGAAGAACAATCTGTTAATGCAGGTAATGTAGTTGGTGAAATAGGATCAAATTCCTCTGGCTCTCTAGAATTCGATTCTGTGGATTCAAAACTAGACCATCATTGTAGCACaaacattcagaagaatgtggtTAAGGCTGTTTCCAGTGAACAAATGAGAAAGCAACTGAATGCTTCTGCAGAGAAAGTTGGTAAAGAAATAGTTGTCTGCACAGGTACTAAACAGTCATATGATTCCACAATTGATGAGGCCAAAATAAGTAACAGTAAGGAGGAGAGAGAGACTAAAAATGACACAGCTGGACTTAATACTCTTCAGAAGTCCGAGACCACAGAATTTGAGAAAGAAGaaacacaaaatgaaagaaaatctgTGAATGCAGGTAATGTGATTGATGAATTAGAATCAAGTACCTCTGGATCTGTGGAATTCCATTCTGTGGAGGCAAAACAAGGTCATCATTGTACCACAGATGTACAGAATAATGTGATTGAGGCTGTTTTCAGTGAACAAAGGAAAAACCAATTGCAtgtttctgcagaaaaaaatgatAAAGAAATACCAGTCTGTACAGGTACTGAGCAGTCATATCACTCTAGAATTGGTGAGTTGAAGATAAATAGCAGTAAAGAGgagagagacataaataatgaaatagCTAGGCATAATATTCTTCAAGAGCTTGACGCCTCAGATGTTGTGAAAGAAGCAACCCAAAGTGAAAGAAAATCTGTTAATGCAGGAAATATAATTGGTGAATTAGGATCAAAGTCTTCCCAATCTGAGGAACTCCATTCTGAGGATGCCGAGCAAGCTCATAATTCTACCACAAAAGTTCAGAAGAATGTGTTTGGGACTGTTTTCACTGAACAAGTGAGAAAGCAATTGAATACTTCTACAGAGAAAGATGATAAAGACATATTTGTCTATACAGGTACTAAACAGTCATGTGCCTCTAAAATTGATGAGGTTAAGATAAATAACAGTAAAGAGGAGAGAGAAACAGATGAGACATCTAGGCATAATGCTTGTCAGGTGCTTGGGGCCAAGGAAATGGAGGTAGTAGCAACTCAAAAAGAAAGAGACTCTGTTAACGCAAGTAATATAATTGGTAAACTAGAATCAGATTCCTCTGGAGCTATAGAATTACATCTTGTGGATGCAAAGCAGGACTATTATTGTACCACAAATGGTCAGAAGAATGTGGCTGAGACTGTGTGTAGTAGACAATTGAGGAAGAAGTTCAGTGCTTCCATTGAGGTAGAATGTAATGATATTCTTGTCTGTACTGGTGCTAAACAGCCATGTGACTCTCGGAATTGTAATGTGAAGGTAAACAGCAGTAAAAAAGAAAGAGATGAAAATGATGATTCAAGTGTGCATAATACTCATAAAAAACTTGAGCACATTGAAAATTTGAAGGAAGTGTCTCGTAATGAAAGAACTTTTCTTAATGCAGATAGTGTGTCTCGGGAATTAAGTTCCTATCAGTCTGTAGAATTCCAATTTGCAGGTGCAAAACAGGACCATAATTGTACCCCAGAGGTTCAATATGAAGGGACTGAGATGGTGCCCATTATGCAATTGAAAAAGCATTTAAATGCATCCAAAGAGAAGGATGATCAAGAAACACTTACTTATGCACGTACTAAACAACCAGATGGCTCCAGAAGTCACGATGACAACATTATCGTCAGTGAGTGGGAAGGAGACATAAATGATGCTACAGATAAGCATGAGACTGTTCAGAAGTTTGAGAATACCACGGATGTGAAAGAAGTAGctctaaatgaaagaaaatttgctgATGCAATTAATATCCTAGAAGAAACATCATTTGGCAATCCAGATCTTGATAATGGTAGTAAAGATTCAAGACCTGAACATGTTAATGCAAGAACTTCTCCTAATGAACAGTGTAGTTACAGTTTTCATTCTAAAAAATACCATTCTCATGTATCAGATATTGGATCTCACAACCCTGCCATTCAAAATTGCCATAGATCAAGCTCTCAAAGCTCTTCTACAAAAAGTTCATCAGTTGATTCCTGTGTGATACAGTCAGAAGAACGTGAAAATGCACAGAAGTCTTCACTGAGAGAGAGTACAAAACACGCAAAACAGGATGTAAAAACAAATTATCATATTAGAGGGAAACAAATGGAACTTAGGCCTAAGACATCTCCCAGTGTAAGAGTTGCAAACAGTGTAAAATCAAAGTATTCACGATCAAGATCGAAAACTCCATTTGACAGCTCACGtttcaaaattccaaaactatcatCAAAGCAGAGGGTGCGCGTTGAGAGATCTTCTGTGTTAGAGCAAATTGACAGTGAGTCTGACGGTGCGCGGACAAGGTACTCCAGACAATATTCAGCCCATAATAGCCATAAATCTTATACATCTTACAGTAGCCATTCACGTGTGAGACAATCATTTAGAGATAGTCAGCATTACACAGACCATCGAAAATATAAGCATCGTGACTCTTCACCTGTTCGAGGGCGGTCCTCATCTCGTTCCAGGCACGAAAGGAGGCATGGCAGTGCAAAATTTCGTGATAAAGACAAGAGGCATATTGCAACTAGACACCAAAATGTATCTAAAAGGTCTGATTCATCTAGAATGGAAACTGCCAATGATTTGTTGAAAAAGAAAATGTACATTGTAGAGGCAGAAAAAGTTATACACAGTCAGAAGCAGTCTCGAAATGTAGATTTCTCATTGGACGATTACAGAAGAGAGATAGTCACTGGCAAAAGTGGCACAACCAGTTCTATTCTGGGAGATGATAAACATTGTAAACACTCTCAGATTATACCTGAATATCGGAAAGTGACAGCGGAAAATTataatgaaaggaaaacacaaAGAATGGAAACAGAGGATCTTAATACTTCCAAGGGATATGAATATAAATTAAAGAAGATTACATTTGAGAACAAGGAATGTAGAAAACCTGTTTTAGATTTGTGCCGTAGGTTAGTTTCTAATTCAAGTTCCAAATTGGATAAAATCCCAGACACTCCGGAACTATTTCATGCTGCAACAAATGAACCAAATCCACTTTGGAGCTCAGACAGTGCTCTCCGCCCCCCTGaagaacaaaggaaagaaaatattgTGCCAACCTCTGATGCACATAGTGTCACAAGTCAGGCATCAAATGACACTGAAGGGAAACTGAAGAGAGTCTGTAATTCAGCAGTGTTTAAAACAGATGGTGTTTCTGTTAGCATATTCCGTGAAACATGCGATTTTAGTACATCACGAAAAAGGAAGTCTGTTGTGATACGTTCTAAGAGAACTTCTGGATCCTGTGATGTTGACTCTCCTGAGGAAAAAAGACAAAGACTGAATAATAATGACAAAATAATTGTTGGTACAACTACTGCTTCAGTAAGGACAGTACTTGATGGCACTGTCACCAAGAGTGAGCAGACAGTTGTGGAGAAAACTGCCTCTGTTGAAACTAATGTCATTTCTcctgtacaaagtttcattggtgaaTCAAGGACAGAGAGAGTGCAGAACATTAGTTGCACCACGGATAAACAACACACATCAGTTAATGATTTAGGTAAGCTTGATCATAAACTTGATCTAGAAGATGTTAAAACTCACAAGGAAAAAGCTAGTAATACTGCACTTCATTCAGAACATGTTTCAGAAATTAAAAATCCAGTGTCAGTCTGTAATAATTCTACCACTGTTTCTGCTCCATCATTAAATGTAGAAAGCAGTGTGGCTGGTAAAGTTGGTTGCATCCTGCAGGATGTTCCATTGTCTAAGGTGTCTGCTAATGAAGAAGGCTTGCTCTGTTCCATGAAAGACTTTGCAGATCACCATGAACTGAGATTTAGAAAACTTGTGAGTGAAAGAAAGAGCAGAAGGGAAACAAGAATTGAGGATATGAGGGAAGAACTAGAGGAAGGAGAAATTTTAGATGGTAGTCCTGTGAAAACTGCCCCTGCAGTGTCAAAATTTTCTGAACCAGTGCACAACATGACATCAGAGCCGTCATGTCATAGAAATATTAATCCCATTTCATGTAGCAAGCCTTCTCTGGGAGATCATCTGTTGGCTAAAGAACGGCAACATGATACATATGAAAGACAAGAGATCGCTGACTTTGAAACCAGCAATAGGTATAAAGTCTTAGAGAAGTTTCAGAATAATGACTATGAAGAGTCAGGTGGTGCTAAGAAACAATCATCCCAGTGTACGAAGGCTAGAGAAGTAAAAGatagtgttactgtgaacaaaaaGACAGAGGATATTGAATCAGTTCTCTTGGgtgcaaaatttgaaaaagaaagttgtggcacaaataATATTACATGTAATGCTGATAATAAGGATTTCTTTGAGAAAAGAGAGCTCGTAAATCATGAAGTTACTGATAGCGTAATTTCTAGTGAGGTATCAAAAAGTGTTTGTTTATGTAGTAATGCTTGTCAGTGTACAGAAAGTAACAAACAGTCAGACAATCGTtctgatggaaatgaaatgaaatgtaaaggTGAAGTGCAATCTTCTAGTAATCCTAAATCTTTGAAAGATGGTTTTTCTCTGTGTGACAAGGAGGCAACTGTCTCAGAAGatgtaaatttttctttgcttgtcgAACCTGAAGAGATCTGTAAACAAATTGACGAGAGAAAATCTGATAAAAAGAATGAAACAGTTAAAACAAAACTAGCTAGTAGCTGCATTCAAGCATTATCAAGAGGTGATACTGTTATGAAGGATGTGGATGTTAGTAACAGACAGAAGCCAGAAATTGATAACTCACTTGTAAGTGGCATTAGTGTGCACAAAGACACTCAGCCTAAGTCGTATCAGAAACTACATTCAGAAAGCAATAAAAACACCAGTGAGGCAAGTAAACATACCAGTGTACAAGACACTGGTGCTCCATTGAGTTCTAAGCTAGTTTCCCCTCCTAGGCGGAAAAAGAATGCGAGAATGACAATCTCAACATCACAAAGTTCACTACAGTCAGAAATTTTAATGGCAAATTTACTGCAGACTCATTCACCTTATAAAGTTGGTATTCACGATGAATTTGTTCCCTTAAGTACCAAGTACAGTGAAGAAATTGCTAGTGGTGCTAGCTGCGATAATGATAATGAGTCACTAAATTGTAACTCAAGCAAAAGTGCAATAAATATGCAGTCAGGTGATAAACACAACAGTAAAAGTCAAAGAATCACAAGATCTAAAACAACTAGGTTGTCTTCTCCTGGCTGCAGGCCAGATGAAAGAAACTGCAATTCCAAAAAGAGTTTAAAATCATCcaagaagaaattgcaaaaattgatGAATTTTGAAAATGAACAAATTAAACTTGAAGAGGGGTCATGTAGAATGAGACCACAGCTTTGTCAGTCAGGGCTACAAGACACTGATCTTATATGCAGCTATATTGCTGTGGATGATCTTAATGTTAGTACACATCTTGGAAATGAAACAACCTGTGTGCATACTTTTGGAGAACTGAAGAGTGGTAATTTTCAGGTAGAAAATGACAACAGGAAAGGTGAAGCCGGACTACAGGAAATTTCAGAGGGTACTATAAATCAAAGAAGACAGACTTTAGGGAAAGATAGCATGGAAATGGCTGCTGATGGTTATGCAGAGGGTAGAGGAGGAAAGGAACCTCTCTCTGGTGAAGAACTGCTGAAAATACTGGAAGGCTCATTTGAAAATGAATGTGGTGAAAGTAAAAATGTAGCAAAGGAATCTGACAGTCTGCAACTGGAAAATGCTGTGATGTCATGTCCACAGCAGTCTGAAATAATTACCAGTACAAATTTACCAAGTGCTACAAATAAAAAGAATATAATTGTACGGCGCCGATCTAggaaatgtattcttgaagaggCTCCAATGAAATTCATCACAATTAAGCCACGTGATGATACCAGTCCATCTGGTTTAATTGGAAGTTCAGTTGCCATCACTGCTGATGAACCCCATACCAATAACAGCTCCCCTGTTTGTGTGACACCCTCAGTTCCATTGTGTCTGCAACATGATGATAACAGCAGTAGCTCTAGCAGCAGTTcagata ATCTTGTAAATGCTGTAAGTATTGTGAAAGATTTGTGTATAATATCTTTAATTTTATAA